The Congzhengia minquanensis DNA window TCATGTCCTTATAATTTCTGGAATTAGTGAGAGCATGATCTCGATACGCCTCCGGCAACGGCTGCTCGTTACACAACAGCGTGATCACTTCCTCCAACTTCTTCGGATCGCAGCCTCTCTTGATCGCAAGCTTGTAATCTCGTTTGAACTGCCCCGAAAACTCCGGCTTAAGCATTCAGCGCCTCCATCAGATCTGCAACGCTATCAAACGGACCATACATATCCTCTCCCTTTTCTGCCGCCTCCATCGCCGCATAGGTAACAGCATTCGGCTCGTCAACCTTGACTTCAAAGGGAAGTCCATGACACCTAAGTGCCTGTCGATAAAAAATACCCGTTGCCGTACTCAAATCCATTCCGAGGGACTTAAAGAGAGCTGCCGCCTGTGCTTTCAGCTCCGGCTCCATTCTTATCGTCATATTTCCTTTAGCCATAATAGCACTCCTTTCCTCGTCATTTTTAGCTTGCACTAATATTATATTCAATATTCGTGACATTTGCAAGTGCATTGCAAATGTTTTTTTGCAACTTTTCTATGAACAGTGCTTTCTATATGCTAACACCGCAGCGTGTACATTTAGGGGGTGAAAAAGCCTTATTTCGCGCGGTTTTCAAGCCTCGTTTTCGGTGGGGTAATATAAAAACCCTTACCCGCCCCGAAAACGCCTTGTAGGGCGTTTCTGGGGCGTTTACAGCCCTTTCTTAAATTCCTCCACCAACAGATCGCTCAAAGCCTGTGATGGGCGTATTTTGACCGTTATATGCCCCTCCGGTACGGTGTCCCACCATTTGCGGATCGTTTTCGGATCAAGTCCGGTGTCCCTATGACAATCGGCCTTGCGTCCCTCTGGATGCTCCTGCCGCCACGCATAGACTTGCGCTTTCTTTTCTTCTGCCCCTTTTCTTCTCCATGTGCCGCCAGGATAATCCACTTCCTGCACCGCCCTTGCTCTTTTCAAATGCTCTTTCTGTGATCTACCATTCCTCTTGTTGCGCTCGATGCGAACATCGGTCAGAGCTTCAATATCGGAAATCGTGAAATTGTAATACTCCTTGTCGTAGGCTTCCAGCGCACTCCGTATATCTTCCTCGGTCAATGCGTTCTCATGCTTCACCATCTGCAGATCATCAAAAGCCTCTTTCATATCCTGCCGGAGCTGCTGCTTCGACACACCGCATTTGTAAGCATAGATAGCAAGGCACATCAAAAAGAAATACCGATGCCCGCCCTTTATCTCTCCGATCTGCCGCAGCCACCAATGGTAGAGCGCATACGGATCATCACCATGCACCTTTCCGGCAATATCCCACTTCTTGCGTCCTTTCTCGCCTCTCACAACAACACGCTCATACCACTCCGGATATGCCTCCCTCGCCTCAGCTCGTGTCATTTTGGATGGGCTGAAAGGCTTATTGACATCCACCCTGTTTTCTGGCTTTGCGTAGGCGTTCAGATAATCCAGCGTTACCCGTTCTCCGGTACGGAAAGCGACCAGCTCCGTCCCATGCTTGTCATTGATGCTGCCCACCATGCGGAAGCTCTGATTGATGGATTGATACTGGATCGCCTTGACCTGCGAAGTGCTGCCATACTCCCATAGCCGGAAAGTGAGGTCATATTTCAGACTTTTAAGCTGAATTTTTATATTCGGGTATAGGTCAATCGGCTGCTGGAAAACATAGTAGATATGCAGCCCTGTCCCCGACAGAACAAGGAAAGTCGGCATCGGCAACCGGCGCACTCGCTCCGGATCGCCGCCAAAGCGCAGAAAGAGGTTGCGCAGCTCGGCAAGACCTACGCCATCCAGATCGAAGATCAGAGCATACATCCGCTGGGCGTTCTCCAGCCTGTTCTCCTTTCTGCGATATGCAAGACCGCTGCACAAAGTAAGGCTGTTCCCCTCGACAAACTCCATGTAATCCTGTTCCCATGTGTCGTTATACATCTTCCTGCGCCGGAGCTTCTTATCCTCGCTCTGTTCGTCCCGATACAGATACACAGCGTTCGGATGGGAAAAATCCGTGTGCCGTTCTCCGGAGTTCTCATTGTCCGGAAACAGCTCTTTATAAAACTCATAGCCTCCGACCTCCGGATATTGTGCGCTCAAATACTCGTAGCAGCCTCGATAATTCTCGGTCATATTACCACCTCACAAAAGAAAAAGTACCAAAAAGAAAATCCGCTGCGGCGGGGATCGCCTGCGGGCGGGAAGGGGGAAAAGGGGGAGCAAAAGAGCGGCGGCTACGCCGCCTTAAAGAGAAAGTCACCTCCCCCTTTTCCCCCTCGCTGCGGGGCATTGAAAGTGCCGCCACTATGGAAAACCCGATGGGTTTACCACAGTGGCTTGGAAAACCTCTAACGAGGTTTACCACACTTCCAACACCCCTCCGCTCACCCCCCTTTTCCCCTCCGACTTTCTCCCTTTCAGAGAGAAAAAATATAGGTTGGGAGTACCCTTACAGGGGGCTTAGATTATCAATACAGCAATTCCCTATTTTCAGTTGTTATTATAGCCTGTCCGAAAGAGATTTTCAAGCCCTCCGGACAGGCTTCTTTTACAGCTCCATGCCGCCCATTCCTCGCTGGTGCTGCTGTTGCTCCTGCTGCTGTCCAATCTCCGGATCGGGCAGCAGCTCCCTCGCCTTTTCAAGCAGAGGACGCAGACGCTCCGGCAAGTGTTCTTCCAAGAAGTCCAGCATCCGACCGATGCCGTCCGTCAGACGCTCGGTGAAGCTGCGTTCCTCCTGCAGCTCGGATTGCAGATAATAGTTTTCATCGCGCAGCCTCCGGTTTTCCTGTTCAAGCCTCTGCTGCCGCTGCGCTTCTTCCAGCCGCTTCTTCATGGACGGCACCTGTGACCGCAGACGGGTGTTTTCCTCCGTCAGCTCCTGTACCTTGTGCCGATCCGTCACGCTGCGCAGTGCCATTTTCTTTAGCTGCTCGACCTGATCCACCGTCACGCCCTTTACTGCCCCTGTGAGCGTCTTTTCCGGCTGAATATCATGCAGGGGTGCATTTACCCTGTCAGCCTCCTTTAAGAGCCGCACAGTGCCTTTCAGAGCGTCCCGCTGCCGTTCCAGCTC harbors:
- a CDS encoding type II toxin-antitoxin system YafQ family toxin, with amino-acid sequence MLKPEFSGQFKRDYKLAIKRGCDPKKLEEVITLLCNEQPLPEAYRDHALTNSRNYKDMRECHIEPDWLLVYKVVRQTLILKLIRTGSHSDLF
- a CDS encoding type II toxin-antitoxin system RelB/DinJ family antitoxin; translated protein: MAKGNMTIRMEPELKAQAAALFKSLGMDLSTATGIFYRQALRCHGLPFEVKVDEPNAVTYAAMEAAEKGEDMYGPFDSVADLMEALNA